The following proteins are co-located in the Cetobacterium sp. NK01 genome:
- the thiM gene encoding hydroxyethylthiazole kinase codes for MNKNIMKEELVDEVVLALKNIKEKTPLVYHLTNTVTINDCANITLAIGGSPLMSFCIEEIEEIIEFSSSIVLNIGTMDKSMETMAVEVGKIANKLKKPIILDPVGVGATKARKNLVNALLKEIKFTVIKGNMAEIKSILNIDSLSRGVDSLEKDDSGEKLVKLAAKKFNSVIAITGEIDYIGNQEIVFKVMNGHKKMELVTGTGCMISSLIGAFLGGKNNSLVSAVGGVLSMGIAGELAEKNFIGTGSLKVNIMDNISNLTEEIIRKNEKISSTI; via the coding sequence TTGAATAAGAATATCATGAAAGAGGAGTTAGTTGATGAGGTTGTATTAGCTTTAAAAAATATTAAGGAGAAAACACCATTGGTTTATCATTTAACTAATACAGTAACTATAAATGATTGTGCTAATATAACCTTAGCTATTGGAGGTTCACCATTAATGTCGTTTTGCATAGAAGAGATTGAAGAAATAATTGAATTTTCATCAAGTATAGTTTTAAATATAGGAACTATGGATAAAAGTATGGAGACAATGGCAGTGGAGGTTGGAAAAATTGCTAATAAGTTAAAAAAACCAATTATTTTAGACCCAGTGGGGGTAGGAGCCACAAAGGCCAGAAAAAATCTTGTAAATGCATTATTAAAAGAGATAAAATTTACAGTAATAAAAGGAAATATGGCTGAAATAAAGTCAATTTTAAATATAGACTCTTTAAGTAGGGGAGTAGATTCTTTAGAAAAGGATGACAGTGGAGAAAAGTTAGTAAAGCTTGCAGCTAAAAAATTTAATTCAGTTATAGCTATAACTGGAGAAATTGATTATATTGGAAATCAAGAAATAGTTTTTAAAGTAATGAATGGTCATAAAAAAATGGAACTGGTTACAGGAACAGGGTGTATGATTTCATCTTTAATAGGAGCATTTTTAGGTGGAAAAAATAACTCATTAGTTAGTGCAGTAGGTGGAGTATTATCAATGGGAATAGCTGGAGAATTAGCAGAAAAAAACTTTATAGGAACAGGAAGTTTA
- the thiD gene encoding bifunctional hydroxymethylpyrimidine kinase/phosphomethylpyrimidine kinase — MKKVLTIAGSDSCGGAGIQADLKAMSAQGVYGMSVITAITAQNSMGVFAVQEVDLNIIKKQIEVLYEDIEISSVKIGMLSSSEIIKVVYETLKNVNGKNIVIDPVMVSKSGYYLLKEEAIEALKEFLKIGTLVTPNIPEAEILANMKIESEEEMILAAKKIKKLGTKNVLIKGGHREDNCTDILLTEENEIIKLLGERFETKNTHGTGCTLSSTIASYIGKGYSIEKSVKIGKRYITDAIKNSFSIGEGVGPVGHFVDIYKKAGVDFE; from the coding sequence ATGAAAAAAGTTTTAACTATAGCAGGATCTGATTCGTGTGGTGGTGCAGGAATTCAGGCAGATTTAAAAGCTATGAGTGCTCAAGGTGTATATGGAATGAGTGTCATAACTGCAATTACAGCACAAAATAGTATGGGAGTTTTTGCAGTTCAAGAGGTGGACTTGAATATTATAAAAAAACAGATAGAAGTTTTATATGAAGATATAGAGATAAGTTCAGTTAAAATAGGAATGTTATCTAGTAGTGAAATTATAAAAGTTGTTTATGAAACTTTAAAAAATGTCAATGGAAAAAATATAGTTATAGATCCAGTTATGGTTTCTAAAAGTGGTTACTATCTTTTAAAAGAGGAAGCAATAGAAGCGTTAAAAGAATTTTTAAAAATTGGAACTCTAGTAACACCAAATATTCCAGAAGCAGAAATTTTAGCAAATATGAAAATAGAATCTGAAGAAGAGATGATTTTAGCGGCTAAAAAAATAAAAAAATTAGGTACTAAAAATGTTTTGATAAAAGGTGGACATAGAGAGGATAACTGTACAGATATACTTTTAACAGAAGAGAATGAGATTATTAAACTTTTGGGTGAGAGGTTTGAAACAAAAAATACCCATGGTACAGGGTGTACATTATCTTCAACGATAGCTTCTTATATAGGAAAGGGTTATTCTATCGAGAAATCAGTAAAAATAGGAAAAAGATACATAACAGATGCAATAAAAAACTCTTTTTCTATAGGAGAGGGAGTAGGACCAGTAGGACATTTTGTAGATATTTATAAAAAGGCTGGTGTTGATTTTGAATAA
- a CDS encoding putative peptidoglycan-binding domain-containing protein translates to MLEKFVIIITLLYSTVTFGYEDTKIREIIISEVLSHEGDKLVKTQKELSKYGIRNFLLIEYNKKFNKDYEIKSLTEEQAREIAEHLLTEYRLNEVKHSYSQMMIFDIFFNGGYNAGAVITQRALKRYKPSENIVVDGVLGSKTIAVINSVQDHEKFIDLITEERINYYKSLTSWELYGKGWEKRILSYRTKLKEMAMVDINNRI, encoded by the coding sequence ATGCTAGAAAAATTTGTAATTATAATTACGTTATTGTATTCTACAGTCACTTTTGGATATGAGGATACAAAAATTAGAGAGATTATAATAAGTGAAGTGTTGTCTCACGAGGGGGATAAACTTGTAAAAACACAAAAGGAACTTTCTAAATATGGAATAAGAAATTTTTTATTAATTGAGTACAATAAAAAATTTAATAAAGATTATGAAATAAAATCTCTTACAGAGGAGCAAGCTAGAGAAATAGCTGAGCATCTTTTAACAGAGTATCGATTGAATGAGGTTAAGCACTCGTATTCACAAATGATGATATTTGATATATTTTTTAATGGTGGATATAATGCAGGAGCTGTTATAACTCAAAGAGCTTTAAAAAGATATAAACCTTCAGAAAATATAGTTGTAGATGGAGTTTTAGGAAGTAAAACAATAGCTGTTATAAATTCAGTTCAAGATCATGAAAAGTTTATAGATCTTATAACAGAAGAAAGAATAAATTATTATAAAAGTTTAACTAGTTGGGAGCTATATGGAAAGGGTTGGGAGAAAAGAATTCTATCTTATAGAACTAAGTTAAAAGAGATGGCTATGGTTGACATTAATAATAGAATATAG
- a CDS encoding amidohydrolase: protein MKNYLKSALLLGSLFIVGCSSLVEKKEQANMIIKNGTLLTMNEKREIIENGVIVIKNNKIISVGNEDLLKKYSATKVIDADDGIIMPGMINTHTHVSMTVFRSLADDVPDRLNRYIFPLENQMVSPEMSYIGAKHGAMEMALGGVTTMVDMYLFEESAAQAVKEVGLRGIMTQNIIKYPTADGKEKGETLNRAVAFVEKYKNDELITPGFGPHGPHTVTKEELLKIKELSKKYNVPVSMHVAETDGEFDRIKKEYKMTPVEYLDSVGLLNERFIAAHNIFITDSDIELMKKRDVGIAHNMVANIKSAKGISPALKMHDKGMRVGLGTDGPMSGNTLDIIGQMGYVAKLHKLDTKDRSALPPKKAVEMATIGGARAIHRENELGSLEVGKLADIVIVETKSVNMNPIYDPYSALVYSANASNVDTVIVNGKLIVEDKQIKTVDSKKVIKDITDFKEKVQKVAETL from the coding sequence ATGAAAAATTATTTAAAAAGTGCATTATTACTAGGAAGTTTATTTATAGTTGGGTGTAGTTCTTTAGTTGAGAAAAAAGAACAAGCTAATATGATAATAAAAAATGGAACTCTTTTAACAATGAATGAAAAAAGAGAGATTATAGAAAATGGAGTTATAGTTATAAAAAATAATAAAATAATCTCTGTAGGAAATGAAGATTTATTAAAAAAATATAGTGCTACTAAGGTTATAGATGCAGACGATGGAATTATAATGCCTGGAATGATAAATACTCATACTCATGTATCAATGACAGTATTTAGATCTTTAGCAGACGATGTTCCTGATAGACTAAATAGATATATTTTTCCTTTAGAGAATCAAATGGTAAGCCCAGAGATGTCATATATAGGAGCAAAGCATGGAGCTATGGAGATGGCTTTAGGGGGAGTAACTACGATGGTAGATATGTATTTATTTGAAGAGAGTGCTGCTCAAGCTGTTAAAGAGGTTGGATTAAGAGGAATTATGACACAAAATATAATTAAATATCCAACAGCAGATGGAAAAGAAAAAGGAGAAACATTAAATAGAGCTGTTGCTTTTGTAGAAAAATATAAAAATGATGAATTAATAACTCCAGGGTTCGGACCTCATGGACCTCATACAGTAACAAAAGAGGAGTTATTAAAAATCAAAGAGCTTTCAAAAAAATATAACGTGCCTGTTTCAATGCACGTAGCAGAAACTGATGGAGAATTTGATAGAATCAAAAAAGAATATAAAATGACACCTGTTGAGTACTTAGATTCAGTTGGTTTATTAAATGAAAGATTTATTGCAGCTCATAATATATTTATAACAGATAGTGATATAGAATTAATGAAAAAAAGAGATGTCGGAATAGCTCATAATATGGTTGCTAATATTAAATCAGCAAAAGGAATCTCACCAGCTTTAAAAATGCATGATAAAGGGATGAGAGTAGGTCTAGGAACAGATGGTCCTATGAGTGGAAACACTTTAGATATAATTGGTCAAATGGGGTATGTTGCTAAGTTACACAAATTAGATACAAAAGATAGATCAGCATTGCCGCCAAAAAAGGCTGTTGAAATGGCAACGATAGGTGGAGCAAGAGCTATACATAGAGAAAATGAATTAGGAAGTTTAGAAGTTGGTAAATTAGCTGATATAGTAATAGTGGAAACAAAGTCAGTAAATATGAATCCAATATATGATCCATATTCAGCTTTAGTTTATTCAGCTAATGCTAGCAATGTAGATACTGTTATAGTAAATGGAAAGCTAATAGTAGAAGATAAGCAAATTAAAACTGTAGATTCTAAAAAAGTAATAAAAGATATAACTGATTTTAAGGAAAAAGTTCAAAAAGTTGCAGAAACTCTATAA
- the glyA gene encoding serine hydroxymethyltransferase: protein MLKFLKDTDIDVYNAIEKELDRQENGLELIASENFVSKSVMEAVGSAMTNKYAEGYPNKRYYGGCEFVDIVETLAIERAKELFGAKFANVQAHSGSQANMAAYRSLIDLGDCILGMRLDHGGHLTHGKNVNFSGNDYKVISYSVKKDDERIDYDEIRKLALENQPKLIIAGASAYPRTIDFKKFREIADEVGAYLVVDMAHIAGLVATGLHPSPIPYAHITTSTTHKTLRGPRGGLILTNDEEIAKKIDKIIFPGIQGGPLMHIIAGKAVAFKEALSPKFKKYQEQVIKNAKVLADTLTQNGVRVVSGGTDNHLILVDLTNLDITGKDAEKILEKVNITVNKNGIPYDTKSPFVTSGIRLGTPALTTRGMKENEMILIGNLIVTALQNSDNDEILKNIIEEIKTLCKKFPLYKD, encoded by the coding sequence ATGTTAAAATTTTTAAAAGATACAGATATTGATGTTTACAATGCTATTGAAAAAGAGTTAGATAGACAAGAAAATGGTTTAGAACTTATTGCCTCGGAAAATTTTGTTTCAAAAAGTGTAATGGAAGCTGTTGGTTCAGCTATGACAAATAAATATGCCGAAGGGTATCCTAATAAACGTTATTATGGAGGGTGTGAATTTGTAGATATAGTTGAAACTTTAGCTATTGAAAGAGCAAAAGAACTTTTTGGCGCAAAATTTGCTAATGTCCAAGCACACTCTGGTTCTCAAGCTAATATGGCAGCTTATAGAAGTTTGATAGATTTAGGTGACTGCATTTTAGGAATGAGACTAGATCACGGTGGACATTTAACTCATGGTAAAAATGTTAATTTTTCTGGAAATGATTATAAAGTTATATCATACAGTGTAAAAAAAGATGATGAAAGAATTGACTATGATGAAATTAGAAAATTAGCTTTAGAAAATCAACCTAAACTTATTATCGCTGGAGCAAGCGCTTATCCTAGAACTATTGACTTTAAAAAATTTAGAGAAATAGCTGATGAAGTTGGTGCTTACTTAGTTGTCGATATGGCTCATATTGCTGGACTTGTTGCAACTGGATTACATCCATCTCCGATTCCATATGCTCATATTACTACTAGCACAACACATAAGACTCTTAGAGGACCAAGAGGTGGGCTTATTTTAACTAATGATGAAGAGATTGCTAAAAAAATCGACAAGATTATATTTCCTGGTATTCAAGGTGGGCCTTTAATGCATATTATAGCAGGTAAAGCTGTAGCCTTTAAAGAGGCTCTTTCACCCAAATTTAAAAAATATCAAGAACAAGTTATAAAAAATGCTAAAGTTTTAGCAGACACATTAACTCAAAACGGAGTTAGAGTTGTCAGTGGAGGTACTGATAACCATCTTATTCTTGTTGATCTTACAAATTTAGATATAACTGGAAAAGATGCTGAAAAAATATTAGAAAAAGTAAATATAACAGTTAATAAAAATGGAATTCCTTATGATACTAAAAGTCCTTTTGTTACAAGTGGAATCAGACTTGGTACTCCTGCTTTAACAACAAGAGGTATGAAAGAGAATGAGATGATTTTAATTGGAAATTTAATTGTTACAGCTTTACAAAATAGTGATAATGATGAAATTCTTAAAAATATTATTGAAGAGATTAAAACTCTTTGTAAAAAATTTCCTTTATATAAGGATTAA
- a CDS encoding zinc ribbon domain-containing protein YjdM, with amino-acid sequence MTKLPNCPKCNSEYTYEDGNLFVCPECAYEWSMEATEDDSDDALIVKDANGTLLADGDTITVIKDLKIKGSSSVVKIGTKVKNIRLVEGDHNIDCRIDGIGAMKLKSEFVKKI; translated from the coding sequence ATGACAAAATTACCAAATTGTCCTAAGTGTAATTCAGAGTACACTTACGAGGATGGAAATCTATTTGTTTGCCCAGAGTGTGCTTATGAATGGTCAATGGAAGCTACTGAGGATGACTCAGACGACGCTCTTATTGTAAAGGATGCTAATGGAACTCTTTTAGCTGATGGTGATACAATCACTGTTATTAAAGATTTAAAAATCAAAGGAAGTTCTTCTGTTGTTAAAATTGGAACAAAAGTAAAAAACATAAGATTAGTTGAAGGAGATCATAACATCGATTGTAGAATTGATGGTATTGGAGCTATGAAACTTAAATCTGAATTTGTAAAAAAAATCTAA
- a CDS encoding ArnT family glycosyltransferase yields the protein MRFKEDTYKERYKLFFIGYFALLIGIAFLRFPDVRNELKYFIITDQMVYSKNFMILKYFNELYPDKPPVYFWLLGLIRGFSKESFYPISLIIGGIIPAGVTAYLGFKLSKLCWNEKMAYISTAIFITLPYIFGVSLVLRMDTLMTMFIMSSLYMFFSFYLNKKEKSFNRIIYMYIFIAIGILVKGGAALVIPLLTIIFYLYLNKDLSYIKKLRPILGLAIILVILGLWFLMMLSFPEGKDYIGLLLGQETLGRVVKAKTHTRPIYYYLKLLPLTTLPIAPFFLFGLYKNLKNLKNRNKWKNIDKIAFSLLIPNLIFFSLISGKLDIYLLPLYYGIVIMTLRVVEKKWSGTKEKIYKTLLYINCVIFSICFIALPYYNKKLYS from the coding sequence ATGAGATTTAAGGAGGATACGTATAAAGAGAGATACAAACTATTTTTCATAGGTTATTTTGCATTGTTAATAGGAATAGCTTTTTTAAGGTTTCCAGATGTAAGAAATGAATTAAAATATTTTATCATTACAGACCAAATGGTTTATAGTAAAAATTTTATGATACTTAAATATTTTAATGAGCTATATCCAGATAAACCCCCAGTATATTTTTGGTTATTGGGTCTGATAAGAGGCTTTAGTAAGGAAAGTTTTTATCCTATTTCTCTAATAATTGGAGGGATAATTCCAGCTGGAGTAACAGCTTATTTAGGATTTAAATTGTCTAAATTATGTTGGAATGAAAAAATGGCTTATATTTCCACAGCTATATTTATAACATTACCATATATATTTGGAGTAAGTTTGGTTCTTCGAATGGATACTTTGATGACAATGTTTATAATGAGTTCTCTTTATATGTTTTTTTCATTTTATTTAAATAAGAAGGAAAAATCATTTAATAGAATTATATATATGTATATTTTTATTGCAATAGGTATATTAGTTAAAGGTGGAGCAGCCTTAGTTATTCCATTATTAACAATTATATTTTATTTATATTTAAATAAAGACTTAAGTTATATAAAAAAATTGAGACCAATACTGGGCCTAGCAATAATATTGGTAATATTAGGCCTATGGTTTTTAATGATGTTGAGTTTTCCAGAGGGAAAAGATTATATAGGACTACTTTTAGGACAAGAAACTTTGGGAAGAGTTGTTAAAGCTAAGACACATACAAGGCCTATATATTATTATTTGAAACTACTACCTTTAACTACATTACCTATAGCTCCATTTTTTTTATTTGGACTTTATAAAAATTTGAAAAATTTGAAAAACAGAAATAAATGGAAAAATATTGATAAGATTGCATTTAGTTTGCTTATCCCAAATTTAATATTTTTTAGCTTAATAAGTGGAAAGTTAGATATATATTTATTACCACTTTATTACGGAATTGTTATAATGACTTTAAGAGTAGTTGAAAAAAAATGGAGTGGAACTAAAGAGAAGATATATAAAACTCTTTTATATATAAATTGTGTTATATTTAGTATTTGTTTTATTGCATTACCTTACTATAACAAAAAATTATACTCTTAA
- a CDS encoding UDP-glucose dehydrogenase family protein has product MKITVIGTGYVGLVQGVILSEFGHKVICLDIDEKKINNLNNGILPIYEPGLKDILDRNVLEGRLKFTTDKEYALQNSEVIFIAVGTPPAEDGSADLTYVLQCAKDIGKNIKNYAVVVNKSTVPVGTGDFVEKAIKEELKDRGVEIEFDVVSNPEFLREGKAVNDCLRPDRVVIGTESKKALEVMKKIYDVLYINKTPFVFTNRRTSEMIKYASNAFLAVKISFINEMALLAEKVGANTQEIAQAMGMDGRISPKFLHCGPGYGGSCFPKDTKAIVEIGKEYEEEMSVVASAISANEKQKKKMIEKIIEKMDGVENKTICILGLSFKPDTDDVRDAPSLDIIKGLIEKGAFIKAYCPKGIEETKWRLENYKDHIMYCKDEEEASTDSDAVVLVTEWNQFRGINLEELKERMKGDFYFDLRNVHAKHCKVRSLFKYFPVGQN; this is encoded by the coding sequence ATGAAAATAACTGTAATTGGTACAGGATATGTTGGGCTAGTTCAAGGAGTTATTTTAAGTGAGTTTGGTCATAAAGTTATTTGCTTAGATATAGATGAAAAAAAAATAAATAATTTAAATAATGGAATTCTTCCTATTTATGAGCCAGGGCTAAAAGATATTCTAGATAGAAATGTTTTAGAGGGAAGGTTAAAGTTCACTACTGATAAAGAGTACGCTTTACAAAATTCTGAAGTTATATTTATAGCTGTTGGAACTCCACCTGCTGAAGACGGTTCTGCAGATTTAACTTATGTATTACAATGTGCAAAAGATATTGGTAAAAATATAAAAAATTATGCAGTAGTTGTTAATAAATCAACAGTTCCAGTTGGTACAGGAGATTTTGTAGAAAAAGCTATAAAAGAAGAGCTGAAAGATAGAGGAGTTGAAATAGAGTTTGATGTTGTTTCAAATCCAGAGTTTTTAAGAGAGGGAAAGGCTGTAAATGATTGTTTAAGACCAGATAGAGTTGTTATTGGAACTGAAAGTAAAAAAGCTTTAGAAGTAATGAAAAAAATATATGATGTTTTATATATAAATAAAACTCCTTTTGTTTTTACTAATAGAAGAACTTCAGAAATGATAAAGTATGCATCTAATGCCTTTTTAGCTGTCAAAATATCTTTTATAAATGAAATGGCTTTATTAGCTGAAAAGGTAGGAGCTAATACCCAAGAGATTGCTCAAGCTATGGGAATGGATGGTAGAATATCGCCTAAATTTTTACATTGTGGACCAGGTTATGGTGGGTCTTGCTTTCCAAAAGATACTAAGGCTATTGTAGAAATTGGAAAAGAGTATGAAGAGGAAATGAGTGTTGTTGCTTCAGCTATCTCTGCTAATGAAAAGCAAAAGAAAAAAATGATTGAAAAAATAATAGAAAAAATGGATGGTGTGGAGAATAAAACAATATGCATATTAGGATTATCTTTTAAGCCAGATACAGATGATGTAAGAGATGCACCTAGTCTAGATATTATAAAAGGGTTGATTGAAAAAGGCGCGTTTATTAAAGCGTATTGTCCTAAGGGAATTGAAGAAACTAAGTGGAGATTAGAAAACTATAAAGATCATATAATGTATTGCAAAGATGAAGAGGAAGCAAGTACAGATTCTGATGCTGTAGTTTTGGTCACAGAGTGGAATCAATTTAGAGGAATTAACCTAGAAGAGTTGAAAGAAAGGATGAAGGGTGATTTTTACTTTGATCTTAGAAATGTACATGCGAAACATTGTAAAGTAAGATCTTTATTTAAATACTTCCCTGTAGGACAAAATTAA
- a CDS encoding GDP-mannose 4,6-dehydratase: MKIVVTGVAGFIGSHLVENLLKLGHSVIGIDNFHEFYSEDIKIKNVLESVDSIEYLNEILSKGEKNKKIEFLLEKVNSSVYSLKYCDLKDLESLDKIFNENKIDMVINLAGLAGVRPSLENPLEYERVNIGGYLNLLECSKKYGVKKFIQASSSSVYGNNKIVPFKETDVVDFAISPYAATKKSGEVLGHVYFKLYNIDTLQFRFFTVYGPRQRPDLAIHKFVDKILKNESIPFFGDGETYRDYTYIDDIIDGVIKGVKYLEKYDNVYEIINLGESDAISLNKMVETIEKHLDKKAIINRLPMQPGDVKRTYANIDKAKELLGYKPTTKFDDGIEKFIKWYLGGK; encoded by the coding sequence ATGAAAATTGTTGTAACAGGAGTAGCAGGATTTATAGGATCACATTTAGTTGAAAACTTATTAAAATTAGGGCATAGCGTTATAGGAATTGATAATTTTCATGAGTTTTACTCTGAAGACATAAAAATTAAGAATGTTTTAGAAAGTGTAGATAGCATTGAATATCTTAATGAAATTTTATCAAAAGGTGAAAAGAATAAAAAAATTGAATTTCTTTTAGAAAAAGTAAATTCATCGGTATATTCTTTAAAATATTGTGATCTAAAGGATCTTGAAAGTTTAGATAAGATATTTAATGAAAATAAAATTGATATGGTTATTAATCTTGCTGGATTAGCAGGAGTTAGACCATCTCTAGAAAATCCACTTGAATATGAAAGAGTTAATATAGGGGGATATTTAAATCTTTTAGAGTGCTCTAAAAAATATGGAGTAAAAAAGTTTATTCAAGCATCTTCTAGCTCTGTTTACGGTAATAACAAAATAGTTCCTTTTAAAGAGACTGATGTTGTTGATTTTGCGATATCTCCTTATGCTGCTACAAAAAAATCTGGTGAGGTTCTGGGTCATGTGTATTTTAAATTATATAATATAGATACATTACAATTTAGATTTTTTACAGTTTATGGTCCAAGACAAAGACCAGACTTAGCTATTCATAAATTTGTTGATAAAATTCTTAAAAATGAAAGTATTCCATTTTTTGGAGATGGAGAAACATATAGAGATTACACTTATATAGATGATATTATTGATGGTGTTATTAAAGGTGTCAAATATCTTGAAAAATATGACAATGTATACGAGATTATTAATTTAGGTGAATCTGATGCGATTTCTTTAAATAAAATGGTGGAAACAATTGAAAAGCATTTAGATAAAAAAGCTATTATAAATAGATTGCCTATGCAACCAGGAGATGTAAAAAGAACGTATGCAAATATAGATAAAGCTAAAGAACTATTAGGATATAAACCAACTACAAAGTTTGATGATGGAATAGAAAAGTTTATAAAATGGTACTTAGGAGGAAAGTAA
- a CDS encoding lipid-A-disaccharide synthase N-terminal domain-containing protein — protein MIDLENLNIFLIIGFVGQGLFSMRFIIQWLASEKAKKSVIPFSFWTFSLGGSVLLLIYAIYKKDPVFILGQAPNVLIYSRNIYLIKKRGADC, from the coding sequence ATGATAGATTTAGAAAATTTAAATATTTTTTTAATTATAGGATTCGTTGGACAGGGACTTTTTTCTATGAGATTTATAATACAATGGTTAGCTAGCGAAAAAGCTAAAAAGAGTGTGATACCATTTTCATTTTGGACTTTTAGTTTAGGAGGGAGTGTACTTTTACTAATATATGCCATATATAAGAAGGATCCAGTATTCATATTAGGACAAGCCCCAAATGTATTAATATACTCAAGAAATATATACTTAATAAAAAAAAGAGGAGCTGATTGTTAA
- a CDS encoding glycosyltransferase family 2 protein produces MEISAVIPVYNEKDNIIPMAEKVEEAFKKGFASYEIIFINDGSNDGSYEILNNLKNKNKNVKVYNLAKNSGQSAAIDAGFQKAEGDLILMMDGDLQTDPEDVYKLLEYIPEYDVVNGRRATREDGFKRKLASKVGNGFRNFVTGDNIQDTGCPLKLFKKEVVKSYKLFNGMHRFLPTLAKYMGYKVTEVPVRHYDRLHGESKYRVFGRGIKAFKDVFAVRWMKNRILNWKIEE; encoded by the coding sequence ATGGAGATATCAGCAGTAATACCAGTTTATAATGAAAAAGATAATATAATACCTATGGCGGAAAAAGTTGAAGAAGCTTTTAAAAAAGGATTTGCAAGCTACGAAATTATATTTATAAATGATGGAAGTAATGATGGTAGTTATGAGATTTTAAATAATTTAAAGAATAAGAATAAAAATGTAAAGGTGTATAATCTAGCTAAAAATAGTGGACAAAGTGCAGCGATTGATGCGGGGTTTCAGAAAGCAGAAGGAGATCTTATTTTAATGATGGATGGTGATTTACAAACAGATCCTGAAGATGTATATAAGCTATTAGAATATATTCCAGAGTATGATGTAGTTAATGGAAGAAGAGCTACGAGAGAAGATGGATTTAAAAGAAAATTAGCTTCTAAAGTAGGAAATGGGTTTAGAAATTTTGTAACAGGAGATAATATTCAAGATACAGGGTGCCCTTTAAAACTTTTTAAAAAAGAAGTAGTAAAATCATATAAACTTTTTAATGGAATGCATAGATTTTTACCAACATTAGCTAAATATATGGGTTATAAAGTAACCGAAGTTCCAGTAAGGCATTATGATAGATTACATGGAGAGTCTAAATATAGAGTTTTTGGTAGGGGAATTAAAGCGTTTAAAGATGTTTTTGCTGTTAGATGGATGAAAAATAGAATTCTTAACTGGAAAATTGAAGAATAA
- a CDS encoding response regulator transcription factor produces MQKKYILIIEDDPKIRRYLELELVHEGYKVDLAEDGKKGLELFRENNYSLILLDLMLPQTSGEDVCKSIRTESNIPIIILTAKDEIFSKITLLDLGADDYITKPFVIDELLARMRVIFRNKQAFVDKKIIKFENISLNLNTKEVLLDSIPVILTKTEYNLLHYLMVNKNLVLTRENILENVWGYDYFGDGKIIDMYIKSLRKKLDPDSKYIKTIRGFGYSLKKED; encoded by the coding sequence ATGCAAAAAAAGTATATACTTATTATAGAAGACGACCCAAAAATAAGAAGATATTTAGAGTTAGAACTTGTTCATGAGGGGTATAAAGTTGACCTTGCTGAAGATGGAAAAAAAGGATTAGAGCTTTTTAGAGAAAATAATTATTCTTTAATTCTTTTGGATTTAATGTTACCTCAAACAAGTGGTGAAGACGTTTGTAAATCTATTCGAACAGAATCCAATATTCCTATTATTATTTTAACTGCTAAAGATGAGATTTTTAGTAAAATTACACTTTTGGATTTGGGCGCTGATGATTACATAACAAAACCATTTGTTATAGATGAACTTCTAGCAAGAATGCGAGTTATTTTTAGAAATAAACAAGCTTTTGTAGATAAAAAAATTATAAAATTTGAGAATATTTCTCTTAATTTAAATACTAAAGAGGTACTATTAGATTCTATCCCTGTTATATTAACTAAAACAGAATATAATTTGTTGCATTATTTGATGGTTAATAAAAATTTAGTTTTAACAAGAGAAAATATTTTAGAAAATGTTTGGGGTTATGATTATTTTGGAGATGGAAAAATAATTGATATGTATATTAAATCTCTTAGAAAAAAATTAGATCCAGATAGCAAGTATATTAAAACTATCCGTGGATTTGGTTACTCTTTAAAAAAGGAGGACTAA